The following coding sequences lie in one Candidatus Paceibacter sp. genomic window:
- a CDS encoding type IV secretion system DNA-binding domain-containing protein, whose amino-acid sequence MAETVNNNITYFGETNFRNERKKFGIKRRDRSRHMYIIGKTGVGKTTLLENMAIQDIVAGEGVGIVDPHGDFAEKMLKFIPKERVEDVLYFAPHDLDWPIAFNVMENVDPTQRHLVANGLLGVFKKIWPDVWSPRMEYILNNCILALLEYPDSTLLGINRMLSDKKYRDEVISKITDPVVKAFWIDEFSKYSERFMTEAGAAIQNKVGQFISNPIIRNIVGQPKSSFDLREIMDQKKILLMNLSKGRIGEENSRLIGAMLITKIYLAAMSRVDVPEKDRQDFNLFVDEFQNFANESFKDILSEARKYRLNLILAHQYIAQMDDSVRDAVVGNVGTLITFRVGAYDAEVLEKEFAPEFDVQDIVSLGFGSIYLKLMIDGMASRPFSAATLPPIQVKVEPREEEIIESSRAKYASSRQEVEEKIAEWHAQLAEELKAEKTAPQVRRSIPHPSAGREAKPQVYEAHCSVCGKKTYVPFQPDGKRAIYCKTHRPAPQSQQAPRAKERFPAFGGGGEIRTLGSGFKKRQDVEAAMSLNDLEKRKKAEPKLDELKKIIDEAIGDKKEDEPEEKDPGISLAGLGGGGSSHQDDYEEGYYEEDNEEVAGPSEERADEEHGKKNEAAVNIGTKGNNESENKGKNGEKILKPGDKIKFG is encoded by the coding sequence ATGGCTGAAACCGTTAACAACAACATAACCTATTTCGGCGAGACGAACTTCCGCAACGAGCGCAAGAAATTCGGCATTAAGCGCAGGGACAGATCGCGCCATATGTACATCATCGGCAAGACCGGCGTGGGGAAAACGACCTTGCTGGAAAACATGGCCATCCAGGACATCGTGGCGGGAGAAGGCGTGGGTATTGTTGACCCGCACGGAGATTTCGCCGAAAAAATGCTCAAATTCATCCCGAAGGAGCGCGTGGAAGACGTTTTGTATTTCGCCCCGCACGACCTGGACTGGCCCATCGCTTTTAACGTGATGGAAAACGTTGACCCGACACAGCGGCACCTGGTGGCCAACGGTTTGCTCGGCGTGTTTAAAAAAATCTGGCCGGACGTCTGGTCGCCCAGAATGGAATATATTTTAAACAACTGTATCCTGGCCTTGCTGGAATATCCGGACTCCACGCTCCTAGGCATTAACCGGATGCTCTCGGATAAAAAATACAGAGACGAAGTCATTTCCAAAATAACCGACCCGGTCGTCAAAGCTTTTTGGATTGACGAGTTTTCAAAATATTCGGAGAGGTTTATGACGGAAGCGGGCGCCGCCATTCAGAACAAAGTCGGTCAGTTCATCTCCAACCCGATAATCAGAAACATCGTCGGCCAGCCCAAATCTTCGTTTGACTTGAGGGAAATAATGGACCAGAAGAAAATACTTCTGATGAATTTGTCCAAGGGCCGTATCGGCGAAGAAAACTCCAGGCTTATCGGCGCCATGCTGATTACCAAAATTTATCTGGCGGCGATGAGCCGCGTGGACGTGCCGGAGAAAGACAGGCAGGACTTCAATCTCTTCGTGGACGAGTTCCAGAACTTCGCCAACGAATCCTTCAAAGATATTTTGTCGGAAGCCAGGAAATACCGCCTTAACCTCATTTTGGCCCATCAATACATAGCGCAGATGGACGACAGCGTCAGAGACGCCGTCGTCGGCAACGTGGGAACTCTGATAACTTTCCGCGTCGGCGCTTACGACGCCGAAGTGCTGGAAAAAGAATTCGCGCCGGAGTTTGACGTGCAGGACATAGTCAGCCTCGGCTTTGGCAGCATTTATCTGAAGCTGATGATAGACGGAATGGCCTCAAGGCCGTTTTCCGCCGCGACTTTGCCGCCCATCCAGGTCAAAGTCGAACCGCGCGAAGAAGAAATAATTGAATCCTCCAGGGCCAAATACGCCTCCTCGCGCCAGGAAGTGGAGGAAAAGATAGCCGAGTGGCACGCCCAGCTGGCCGAAGAGTTGAAGGCGGAAAAAACTGCCCCGCAGGTGCGGCGTTCCATACCTCATCCGTCCGCCGGACGGGAAGCCAAACCTCAGGTTTACGAAGCGCACTGCTCCGTTTGCGGCAAAAAAACGTATGTCCCTTTCCAACCGGATGGCAAGCGGGCGATTTATTGCAAAACCCACCGACCCGCGCCGCAGTCGCAGCAGGCTCCGCGGGCAAAAGAAAGGTTTCCGGCTTTCGGCGGCGGAGGCGAAATAAGGACGCTCGGCTCCGGATTTAAAAAAAGACAGGATGTTGAAGCGGCTATGTCGCTAAACGATCTGGAAAAGAGGAAAAAAGCCGAGCCGAAACTGGACGAGTTGAAAAAAATAATTGACGAGGCCATAGGCGATAAAAAAGAAGACGAGCCGGAAGAAAAAGACCCCGGAATTTCTCTCGCTGGTTTGGGAGGCGGCGGTAGCAGCCACCAGGACGATTACGAAGAAGGATATTACGAGGAAGACAACGAAGAGGTTGCCGGACCGTCAGAGGAACGCGCGGACGAAGAACATGGAAAGAAAAACGAGGCGGCGGTCAATATCGGGACAAAAGGAAACAACGAGTCGGAAAATAAAGGAAAAAACGGGGAAAAAATTTTAAAGCCCGGCGATAAAATTAAATTCGGCTAG